CGGTGAGAGCCTGGCCTCGGGCCTCGCAGTTCTCCCACATGCGGAGGAAGGCCTCGGCCGAGGAGAACAGCGGGTTCATCTGCGCATCCGTCATGCCCACGTGGACGAGATCGCGAATGAAGTCCGGCAGCATGCCGATGTGGGCCAGCCCCTCGGTGTTGAAGTCGAACACGCGGGAGCCGGCGCGCGAGGGCACGAAGGGCAGGCTCGTCCCATACATGTTCCCCTCGTACTTCAGGGGCGGCTTCTGGGTCTGCAGCATCTTCTGGACGGCACGCCGCTTGTGGCGGCGCTCGTCGTCCTTGAGCCCGTACGCGGCGTCGGCACCGTAGCGCGGCCCGGGTTGCTGGTTGAGTCCGTTGAAGTCGGTGCCCACCGCGACGCCGCCAGCGCCCACCTCGCGCAGCAGCGAGAGGGCGTACTGGTAGGACTGCGCCCACGTCTTGGACGAGCGCGCGCAGTCATTGGCCACGGTGCTGCCCGGGAAGTCCTTCACCTCGTGCTGGTTGGTGATGGGGGCCAGCAGCCCGCCCAGCGCGAGGATGCGCCGCGCCTGCTCGCGCGTCTTCATGTACTCGTTGGCGCGCTTGGCCTTGACGCTCGTCTCATTGGGGTCCAGGGCCTGCTCGCGGAAGGAGCAGTGCGAGGCGACGACGGGGTAGCGGGCCTGCTCGGCCAGGGAGAGCACCTCGTTGGTGCAGTGCTGGGACATGTGCTCCACGTCGAGGATGAAGCCCTGGCGCATGGCGGCGCGCAGGAAGGCCTTCCCCGTGTTCGTGAGTCCCAGCCGGTTGACGTGGCCCTGGCCCGGAGCGTTCAGCGAGTAGCCGCGCGGGTAGTGGGCCCGCTGCGTCAGCTCGTAGAACATGATGGAGGCCTTGGTCTGCGTGTCCAGGTCCTGCCCGAGCCGGAAGGCCACGCTGGTGTTGCCTTCCACCTGGAGGAAGTCCCCTCGGAGGAAGTGGTTCACCAGGTTGAACTTGTCGTCATAGACGGCGGCGCCGCCGAAGCTGTTGTTGGCCAGGTGCAGCGGCGTCATCATCCGGAAGCCCTGGTCCCTCAGCCACTGGAGGATGCGAGGCAGCTGCG
The window above is part of the Hyalangium gracile genome. Proteins encoded here:
- a CDS encoding membrane dipeptidase, with protein sequence MPAPVVGFADLHCHTMAHLGFGGHLLAGFPDGKMEQALARCDVHLHGPWGLGQFGKNWSLLQVFIEDSLGHGPCGHGSYAHWPRFTTMVHQQVFVDWLKRAHDGGLRLLCSVAVNNELLADQTRHPDTDESSIEKQIRELRRFTERHSEWMGLALSASHARQLILAGKLAVVAGVEVDSLDSILGDRQELNQQPLTEAQLPRILQWLRDQGFRMMTPLHLANNSFGGAAVYDDKFNLVNHFLRGDFLQVEGNTSVAFRLGQDLDTQTKASIMFYELTQRAHYPRGYSLNAPGQGHVNRLGLTNTGKAFLRAAMRQGFILDVEHMSQHCTNEVLSLAEQARYPVVASHCSFREQALDPNETSVKAKRANEYMKTREQARRILALGGLLAPITNQHEVKDFPGSTVANDCARSSKTWAQSYQYALSLLREVGAGGVAVGTDFNGLNQQPGPRYGADAAYGLKDDERRHKRRAVQKMLQTQKPPLKYEGNMYGTSLPFVPSRAGSRVFDFNTEGLAHIGMLPDFIRDLVHVGMTDAQMNPLFSSAEAFLRMWENCEARGQALTAGEPVS